The DNA region GGAAGCAAATAGGTACATGAAGTTGAGGAAAACTCAACGTGAGAGAGTTGAGCCTGTTCTCCTACAAGTCAGGAGACCAAGTCTTTCTCTTTGTTATTTGCTGAATTTAAATAAATGaagattaaataataaaacagcTAAACCAATTAACTAGATCGGTAATGTGAGAGAGTACAGTTTAGCTTCTATCTTGCAGTCTCATCACATATACTTACATTGCCAACGAAAACAGATCGAGCATCGACCTCCTCCTTGCCTGCTTGATCTGCTGCCATAGTAGCAGGATctgcaaaaaaacaaaaattgaatttaacaaaagaagttgATCTACTGCAGCTAACGAATCAGAAACAAACCTTGAGGACCCATATCCTTCTCAACCTTGGCCTGCATCTCGCGAAGAGCAGCAGCTTCGTCCTCTATCTCTTTCAATCGTTTCTTCATCTCATCCAACTCCTAATTATAAATACCAAATCAAAtcaataagagagagagagagagagagagagagagagagaccttaGCGGCATCGTCATCAGCTGCAGTCATCATGTCCATGTCTCCATCCATCTCTCCGACGTCGGGGATTTCTCCGCCGTATACCTCGTGCTCCTCTTCCTCcatcgcctctctctctctctctctctctctctctctctctctctctctctctctccccgtCAGGTTTAGCCGATTTGGATAGTGTGACACGTAATCAATCATCGTATCCGGCCCATTTATTATTCCTTAATAGGCCTTTACAGGCTCAATTTCTGACCTTTTcgttaattattattattatttgctaTTTTGAAATTGCATAATCAATCAAATCTGTCGAATCTCAAGTCATCAGAATATCAAAACACGTCACCAATAAATTAACCCCTTTGCCGAGGTGAAACGTTGAAAGGTCTCTGTTTCCTCGGGACCAAAAGAACTAACGGTaacattttcttcatttttttaccGGTGGAggataaatattttctctttttaaaaaattggaagaaaaaaagaaacaccaacGGTAACTTTCACTAAAATCCCACACCATCTGTCTATATAAACAAACAATGGCAGTTTCCTCTCTTACCACCACTCTTCCTTCTTAATCttgttctttctctctctctctctctctttctcaagaAACTATAGTGTACTTTCATAGACTGTGAAGTAAAGACCTTGAAGGAAGTATTGAATAGTGTCGCCGCATCATATATACGATGCGAAGCTTCCCTCTCACGCCTCGGCTCATTACCAAAACAAATGCCTTGCGCTCTACGCTCTCTTCAGATCAGAGTCTAAATCCCATCTTAATCACTTGAAGGCAGGTATATTCTTTTTCTATTAtcatctctctcttttatttttttgaataaacataaaattttaaaattaaaaagatttcaaactttttttaagagaaattttagtatattgttttgattaattatgAAAACTTTAAGATGCATGATGTGAAAACTATTCGATACATATGGCCATTTAATTGATTTATCAATTGGACGTA from Brassica napus cultivar Da-Ae unplaced genomic scaffold, Da-Ae ScsIHWf_627;HRSCAF=923, whole genome shotgun sequence includes:
- the LOC106425799 gene encoding polyadenylate-binding protein 2-like isoform X2 encodes the protein MEEEEHEVYGGEIPDVGEMDGDMDMMTAADDDAAKELDEMKKRLKEIEDEAAALREMQAKVEKDMGPQDPATMAADQAGKEEVDARSVFVGNVSICDETAR
- the LOC106425799 gene encoding polyadenylate-binding protein 2-like isoform X5: MEEEEHEVYGGEIPDVGEMDGDMDMMTAADDDAAKKRLKEIEDEAAALREMQAKVEKDMGPQDPATMAADQAGKEEVDARSVFVGNVSICDETAR
- the LOC106425799 gene encoding polyadenylate-binding protein 2-like isoform X4, which gives rise to MEEEEHEVYGGEIPDVGEMDGDMDMMTAADDDAAKKRLKEIEDEAAALREMQAKVEKDMGPQDPATMAADQAGKEEVDARSVFVGNVSICLCFWLI
- the LOC106425799 gene encoding polyadenylate-binding protein 2-like isoform X1, yielding MEEEEHEVYGGEIPDVGEMDGDMDMMTAADDDAAKELDEMKKRLKEIEDEAAALREMQAKVEKDMGPQDPATMAADQAGKEEVDARSVFVGNVSICLCFWLI
- the LOC106425799 gene encoding polyadenylate-binding protein 2-like isoform X3, with translation MEEEEHEVYGGEIPDVGEMDGDMDMMTAADDDAAKKRLKEIEDEAAALREMQAKVEKDMGPQDPATMAADQAGKEEVDARSVFVGNVRICLCFWLI